One Eurosta solidaginis isolate ZX-2024a chromosome 5, ASM4086904v1, whole genome shotgun sequence DNA segment encodes these proteins:
- the LOC137233984 gene encoding uncharacterized protein yields the protein MSAGEIKGSRKLWTREETLLLLQCYRARKDEIKHSRKKKYAFVNVLEDMFGQGFSDTTVTIEALEAKMRTLLIANKSAKDNNRQTGATYCQALFMEEMDEIFGREPIISNSHALYLGLIMQRPLSDRCSLAAVEPCILPDPLLLSSQNTSSNTESLRNITSTSRGLSNYYRDPLGDVPSSSPESLCYVASNRVPLIIGTSNPRKRKSAKENYYEKKLELKRKFYEDIKIMISEKLNAH from the exons aaaaggatCAAGAAAACTTTGGACGAGGGAAGagacgcttcttttgttgcagtgCTACCGTGCCCGAAAGGACGAGATTAAGCATAGCAGGAAAAAGAAGTATGCTTTCGTGAACGTGTTGGAAGATATGTTTGGACAAGGCTTTTCG GATACCACTGTAACAATAGAGGCATTGGAGGCGAAGATGCGCACGCTTTTGATCGCTAATAAAAGTGCCAAAGACAACAACAGGCAGACCGGTGCGACATATTGCCAAGCTCTATTTATGGAAGAAATGGATGAGATTTTTGGCCGTGAGCCAATAATCTCAAATTCTCACGCCCTCTATTTGGGCTTAATAATGCAAAGACCATTATCTGATAGGTGCTCGTTGGCTGCTGTTG AGCCATGTATACTTCCTGATCCCCTGTTGTTATCCAGTCAAAACACATCATCGAACACAGAGTCTCTGCGTAATATAACTTCCACGTCAAGGGGTTTGTCGAATTACTATCGCGATCCTTTAGGAGATGTACCATCGTCCAGCCCAGAGTCATTGTGCTATGTAGCCTCCAACCGAGTACCTTTGATTATTGGAACAAGCAATCCTCGAAAAAGAAAGAGTGCGAAGGAGAATTATTATGAAAAAAAGTTAgagttgaaaagaaaattttacgaagatataaaaattatgatatcggagaaattaaatgctcaTTAA